One window from the genome of Hyalangium ruber encodes:
- a CDS encoding short-chain fatty acid transporter produces the protein METLVRIAEGLGRFSARFVPSAFAIAVLLSLLTMGLALGWGGAAPDQVLGAWGGGFWELLTFSMQMALVMFTGYLLALTAPVRWVLEKLAGLAKSPRGAVAWMAFVSMALAYINWGLSLVASAMLVRFMVRRRPDVDYRLLVACAYFGLGATWHSGLSASAPLLVATPGHFLEKQLGVLPIDRTLFSAFNVGLTVAVVAGMTLLAWALHPKPERTVRVEPALLEKLGDFVPPERPKEKGLAVWLDHARLLNLVFGVLGLAWFARHLVLNGGWRAINLNVVNFLFLVLAVLLHGTPARLLKASEEAGSVLHGIVLQFPLYAGIYGIFKATGLTDLIGDAFVSLSTRETFPAIVYLYSGVVNYFVPSGGSKWAIEAPYLLNAASTLGVEPEKVVLAYAWGDMATDLIQPFWALPLLAVARLEFKDILGFLLLAFLLYLPFVTVAFFLFG, from the coding sequence GTGGAAACCCTCGTGCGCATCGCGGAAGGACTCGGTCGCTTCTCCGCACGCTTCGTTCCCAGCGCGTTCGCCATCGCGGTGCTGCTAAGCCTGCTGACCATGGGGCTGGCGCTGGGCTGGGGAGGCGCGGCCCCGGACCAGGTGCTGGGCGCCTGGGGCGGCGGCTTCTGGGAGCTGCTCACCTTCTCCATGCAGATGGCGCTGGTGATGTTCACCGGCTACCTGCTGGCCCTCACCGCGCCGGTGCGCTGGGTGCTGGAGAAGCTGGCGGGGCTGGCGAAGAGCCCTCGCGGGGCGGTGGCGTGGATGGCCTTCGTCTCCATGGCGCTGGCCTATATCAACTGGGGCCTGTCGCTGGTGGCCAGCGCCATGCTGGTGCGCTTCATGGTGCGACGGCGACCGGACGTGGACTACCGGCTGCTGGTGGCGTGCGCCTACTTCGGGCTGGGCGCCACGTGGCACTCGGGGCTGTCGGCCTCGGCGCCGCTGCTGGTGGCCACGCCGGGGCACTTCCTGGAGAAGCAGCTCGGGGTGTTGCCCATCGATCGGACGTTGTTCTCGGCCTTCAACGTGGGGCTCACCGTGGCGGTGGTGGCGGGCATGACGCTGCTGGCCTGGGCGCTGCACCCCAAGCCGGAGCGTACGGTGCGGGTGGAGCCGGCGCTGCTGGAGAAGCTGGGGGACTTCGTGCCGCCCGAGCGCCCGAAGGAGAAGGGCCTGGCGGTGTGGTTGGACCACGCGCGGCTGCTCAACCTCGTGTTCGGCGTGCTGGGGCTGGCGTGGTTCGCGCGGCACCTGGTGCTCAATGGAGGTTGGCGCGCCATCAACCTCAACGTGGTGAACTTCCTGTTCCTGGTGCTGGCGGTGCTGCTGCATGGCACGCCGGCGCGGCTGCTCAAGGCCAGCGAGGAGGCCGGCAGCGTGCTGCACGGAATCGTGCTCCAGTTCCCGCTGTACGCGGGCATCTACGGCATCTTCAAGGCCACGGGGCTGACAGACCTGATTGGCGACGCGTTCGTGTCGCTGTCCACGCGTGAGACGTTCCCCGCCATCGTCTACCTCTACAGCGGGGTGGTGAACTACTTCGTGCCCTCGGGGGGCTCGAAGTGGGCCATCGAGGCGCCCTACCTGCTCAACGCGGCGAGCACGCTGGGGGTGGAGCCGGAGAAGGTGGTACTGGCGTACGCCTGGGGGGACATGGCGACGGACCTCATCCAGCCCTTCTGGGCGCTACCGCTGCTGGCCGTGGCGCGGCTGGAGTTCAAGGACATTCTCGGCTTCCTCCTGCTGGCCTTCCTGCTCTACCTGCCTTTCGTCACGGTGGCGTTCTTTCTGTTCGGATGA
- a CDS encoding CHAP domain-containing protein produces MIRPLVVLAALGHLALGGSQAHAAGKQAPARVEAKVAAKKGSTARSTPSVGTRIAARATRLVGVSSLRKVDRSVPDDCTGVARIAYSSVGIEVMPRSGVQGDNGVSNIHRHAKQLGAVHKGKPKPGDLVFFRETYDRNRDGRRNDGLTHVGVVERIEPNGTILFVHRGSKGVARVRMNLQRPTTRRDTKSGAVLNDYLRAASGKSRAYLTGELFAGFASPGPLAKARAVVSARR; encoded by the coding sequence ATGATCCGACCGCTCGTCGTGCTGGCAGCGCTGGGACACCTGGCCCTTGGCGGCTCGCAGGCCCACGCGGCAGGCAAGCAGGCGCCTGCCCGCGTGGAGGCAAAGGTCGCGGCGAAGAAGGGCAGCACCGCGCGATCGACACCGAGCGTGGGCACGCGCATCGCCGCTCGGGCCACTCGGCTCGTGGGGGTTTCCTCGCTGCGGAAGGTGGACCGGTCGGTGCCCGATGACTGCACGGGCGTGGCGCGCATCGCCTACTCCAGCGTAGGCATCGAGGTGATGCCTCGGAGCGGCGTCCAGGGCGACAACGGCGTCTCGAACATCCACCGGCACGCGAAGCAGCTCGGCGCTGTCCACAAGGGGAAGCCCAAACCGGGAGATCTCGTCTTCTTCCGCGAGACGTATGACCGCAACCGGGATGGGCGCCGCAACGACGGCCTCACCCACGTGGGCGTTGTCGAGCGGATCGAACCCAATGGCACCATCCTCTTCGTCCACCGGGGCAGCAAGGGGGTGGCGCGCGTGCGGATGAACCTCCAGCGCCCCACCACGCGCCGGGATACGAAGAGCGGCGCGGTGCTCAACGACTACCTGCGCGCCGCTTCGGGCAAGAGCCGCGCGTACCTCACGGGAGAGCTCTTCGCGGGCTTCGCCTCACCAGGGCCACTCGCCAAGGCCCGCGCCGTCGTTTCGGCTCGCCGGTAA
- a CDS encoding serine/threonine protein kinase — MTTDALHPDQLQPGHWVGPWRILESLGTGGFGRTFKAEREGIFFSLKMAVRPASTEREVEGRVAHEAAALIANTSHPNLPRLYAVDRWPHPATGYLYFVTGYEEGETFQDWRARTRPNAAQLADAFLGVVSALAELHRRGMLHRDLSGSNILVRKEDGAPVFIDLSSVWLPGASMLTEKLPPSLAHTLPPECVTFLRSSADKEGEPFDAGRAGDLYQLGVLFYEALTECHPFDPKKLTAAELLAAIETLVPRPPHYLNPQVPESLSRIVMRLLEKRPEDRYPSAEVLHQALWEAAKERKRRTWKVPLVLPERGPAPATEEEREERQAWQQETERKARESHPEGTLESSRHEALEAFAAAAEELIVEAEAATRRRKWWWMLATGAVLLGCVLFATWWVWLAPAARSAASSEKGNPPVSDLSSRARSGTGRLAVWLCATFSLGCPGAQVKLPPPGACPQEAVDSMYALEILGGFVNYRFILDIHQPGGIVDRGVYREGPIVGRVVRDELSRHPLPDGTLLYGYLWTEGITKEELGAVMGRYTEALLPDGRRFPVCFVLGDHITGRITKAEGSKPGSTVLPRADRVYPVTRWPWPS, encoded by the coding sequence ATGACAACGGACGCCCTGCATCCGGATCAACTTCAGCCTGGTCATTGGGTGGGCCCCTGGCGAATCCTGGAGTCGCTGGGCACGGGAGGCTTCGGCCGTACCTTCAAAGCCGAGCGTGAGGGAATCTTCTTCTCCTTGAAGATGGCGGTGCGCCCGGCTTCGACGGAGCGGGAGGTGGAAGGGCGTGTGGCTCACGAGGCGGCCGCGCTGATCGCCAACACCAGTCACCCCAACCTGCCGCGCCTCTACGCGGTGGACCGCTGGCCGCACCCAGCGACCGGCTACCTCTACTTCGTCACCGGCTACGAGGAAGGAGAGACCTTCCAGGATTGGCGTGCGCGCACCCGTCCCAATGCCGCTCAGCTCGCGGATGCCTTTCTCGGGGTGGTGTCCGCGCTCGCCGAACTCCATCGACGCGGGATGCTGCACAGGGACTTGAGTGGCTCCAACATCCTGGTCCGCAAGGAGGACGGCGCTCCAGTCTTCATCGATCTGAGCAGCGTGTGGCTGCCGGGCGCCTCCATGCTCACGGAGAAGCTGCCCCCGAGCCTGGCGCATACGCTGCCGCCCGAGTGCGTCACCTTCCTGAGAAGCAGCGCCGACAAGGAGGGCGAGCCCTTCGACGCGGGAAGGGCTGGCGACCTGTATCAGCTTGGTGTGCTTTTCTATGAGGCCCTCACGGAGTGCCATCCCTTCGATCCCAAGAAGCTCACCGCGGCGGAGCTCCTGGCCGCCATCGAGACCCTCGTTCCGCGTCCTCCGCACTACCTCAACCCCCAGGTGCCCGAGTCGCTGAGCCGGATTGTCATGCGGCTATTGGAGAAACGCCCCGAGGACCGCTACCCCAGCGCCGAGGTGCTTCATCAGGCACTCTGGGAGGCCGCCAAGGAGCGAAAGCGTCGGACCTGGAAGGTACCGCTGGTGCTGCCAGAGCGTGGGCCGGCTCCTGCCACCGAGGAAGAACGGGAGGAGCGTCAGGCGTGGCAGCAGGAGACGGAGCGCAAGGCGCGGGAGTCTCACCCGGAAGGGACACTGGAATCCTCTCGACACGAGGCCCTGGAGGCGTTCGCGGCCGCCGCCGAGGAACTCATTGTCGAGGCGGAGGCCGCGACTCGCCGCAGGAAGTGGTGGTGGATGCTGGCCACGGGAGCGGTACTGCTCGGCTGTGTCCTCTTCGCCACCTGGTGGGTGTGGCTTGCCCCCGCCGCGCGCTCCGCTGCTTCCTCCGAGAAAGGAAACCCGCCCGTGTCTGACCTGTCCTCCCGAGCTCGTTCCGGAACTGGAAGGCTCGCCGTCTGGCTGTGCGCCACCTTCAGCCTTGGTTGCCCTGGGGCTCAGGTGAAGCTTCCCCCTCCGGGTGCCTGCCCCCAGGAAGCTGTCGACAGCATGTATGCCCTGGAGATCCTGGGGGGCTTCGTGAACTACCGATTCATCCTCGACATCCACCAGCCTGGAGGGATCGTGGATCGGGGGGTCTATCGGGAAGGCCCCATCGTGGGCCGTGTGGTGCGTGACGAGCTCTCGCGCCACCCTCTGCCGGATGGCACCTTGTTGTACGGATATCTCTGGACCGAAGGCATCACCAAGGAGGAGCTGGGGGCGGTGATGGGGCGCTACACCGAGGCCTTGTTACCGGATGGTCGCCGCTTCCCCGTCTGCTTTGTGCTGGGCGATCACATCACCGGACGCATCACCAAAGCCGAGGGTTCGAAGCCCGGCTCGACTGTGTTGCCAAGGGCGGACAGGGTCTACCCCGTCACACGGTGGCCTTGGCCTTCTTGA
- a CDS encoding DUF2381 family protein, which yields MFQPTAWLLLALVLLVAAPAAAQPLARLRQDRRVSLSGAPAEPVPEVRVAAGHLTTLVFNAPLERDTLEFDTTRFKLADPGERSLSLEPTTDLGAGERLVVKVRFKDRALPGQAVFAVVSHATEVDGRVEVDRRANTPEALMAALTQTQAELERLKSWCEVSGPARLAFSGQMDENGVVPVLFRSEMPLEGSGGLEVTGAMGYMGKAWALLVVTLHNSRSKKPWRLEQTRLSRTEGVPLRIISARMNKPQLAPGENGMVAVELDYKELKLPSGARLRLDLRDSSNARPLSLVLVKQ from the coding sequence GTGTTCCAACCTACGGCTTGGTTGCTCCTGGCCCTCGTGCTGCTCGTGGCGGCCCCCGCTGCCGCCCAGCCGCTCGCCCGGCTTCGCCAGGATCGGCGTGTCTCCCTGTCGGGCGCTCCGGCCGAGCCCGTGCCCGAGGTGCGCGTGGCCGCCGGGCATCTCACCACCCTGGTGTTCAACGCGCCCCTGGAGCGCGACACGCTCGAGTTCGACACGACGCGCTTCAAGCTCGCGGACCCTGGGGAGCGCAGCCTCAGCCTGGAGCCCACCACGGATCTGGGCGCGGGCGAGCGGCTCGTCGTGAAGGTGCGGTTCAAGGACCGTGCGCTGCCAGGTCAGGCCGTGTTCGCCGTCGTCTCCCACGCCACCGAGGTGGATGGGAGGGTGGAGGTGGACCGTCGCGCGAATACGCCCGAGGCGCTGATGGCGGCGCTGACCCAGACGCAGGCCGAACTAGAGAGGCTCAAGTCCTGGTGCGAGGTGAGCGGGCCCGCTAGGCTCGCATTCTCCGGGCAGATGGATGAGAACGGTGTTGTCCCTGTCTTGTTTCGGAGCGAGATGCCCTTGGAAGGGAGTGGGGGCCTGGAGGTGACGGGCGCGATGGGTTACATGGGCAAAGCCTGGGCCCTGTTGGTCGTCACCCTGCACAACAGTCGTAGCAAGAAGCCCTGGAGGCTGGAGCAGACGCGCCTTAGCCGCACAGAGGGTGTGCCGCTGCGCATCATCTCCGCGCGGATGAACAAGCCTCAATTGGCTCCTGGTGAAAATGGCATGGTGGCGGTGGAGTTGGATTATAAGGAGTTGAAGTTGCCCTCTGGCGCGCGGCTGAGATTGGACTTGCGCGACAGCAGCAACGCACGGCCCCTCTCGCTCGTCCTGGTCAAGCAGTAG
- a CDS encoding sodium-translocating pyrophosphatase, which translates to MTPTVSPLDALRKGVSGTVARVFGLVALLAGSTARASEADLVLPDFATKTFMNDALNGRQLLMAGIIVSVLGLVFGFLQYGQLKNLPVHKSMLEISELIYETCKTYLVTQGKFILGLWALLLVVMIGYFGFLQHMLSEAPAKLIAILFFSLIGIAGSYGVAWFGIRVNTFANSRTAFASLRGKPYPTYAIPLQAGMSIGMVLISTELLLMLIIMLFVPRDFAGPCFIGFAIGESLGASVLRIAGGIFTKIADIGSDLMKIVFKIKEDDARNPGVIADCTGDNAGDSVGPSADGFETYGVTGVALITFILLAVPPDFQVQLLVWVFVMRIVMVIASLLSYGVNGIIQGGKYKNADKMNFEHPLTFLVWLTSIVSVVLTFVVSYLLIPGLANDTTLWWKLSLIITCGTLAGAIIPEAIKVFTSTESRHVREVVTASREGGPSLNVISGLVAGNFSGYWMGIIIAGLMGAAYWVSTTVPADLMLAPAVFSFGLVAFGFLGMGPVTIAVDSYGPVTDNAQSVYELSLIENVPNVKEAVQKDFGFTPDFEKGKEYLEENDGAGNTFKATAKPVLIGTAVVGAATMIFSIIVLLVGQKDAVGNAIVGANGVPLLDSLKLANLSLLHAPFLLGLVTGGAIIYWFSGASMQAVSTGAYRAVEFIKANIKLEGVEKASVTDSKRVVEICTQYAQKGMINIFLGVFFSTLGFACLDEYFFIGYLISIAIFGLYQAVFMANAGGAWDNAKKLVETELRAKGTDLHAAAVVGDTVGDPFKDTSSVALNPVIKFTTLFGLLAVELAVELNSSGHGTVTRVLSAVFLALSVVFVYRSFYGMRIETPMRSEAVKS; encoded by the coding sequence ATGACACCCACCGTTTCACCGTTGGACGCCCTCCGGAAGGGCGTCTCCGGCACGGTCGCCCGGGTCTTCGGACTCGTAGCGCTGCTTGCCGGTAGCACCGCCCGCGCCAGCGAGGCGGACCTCGTCCTGCCGGACTTCGCCACCAAGACGTTCATGAACGACGCGCTCAACGGCCGCCAGCTGCTCATGGCCGGCATCATCGTGAGCGTGCTCGGTCTGGTCTTCGGCTTCCTCCAGTACGGCCAGCTCAAGAACCTGCCCGTGCACAAGTCGATGCTGGAGATCTCCGAGCTCATCTACGAGACGTGCAAGACGTACCTCGTCACCCAGGGCAAGTTCATCCTGGGCCTGTGGGCGCTGCTGCTCGTGGTGATGATCGGCTACTTCGGCTTCCTGCAGCACATGCTCAGCGAGGCCCCCGCCAAGCTGATCGCCATTCTCTTCTTCAGCCTCATCGGCATCGCGGGCAGCTACGGGGTGGCCTGGTTCGGCATCCGCGTGAACACCTTCGCCAACAGCCGCACCGCCTTCGCCTCGCTGCGCGGCAAGCCCTACCCCACCTACGCGATTCCGCTGCAGGCCGGTATGTCCATCGGCATGGTGCTCATCAGCACCGAGCTGCTGCTGATGCTCATCATCATGCTCTTCGTGCCGCGTGACTTCGCCGGCCCGTGCTTCATCGGCTTCGCCATTGGCGAGTCGCTGGGCGCCTCGGTGCTGCGCATCGCCGGCGGTATCTTCACGAAGATCGCCGACATCGGCTCGGACCTGATGAAGATCGTCTTCAAGATCAAGGAAGACGACGCGCGTAACCCGGGTGTTATCGCGGACTGCACGGGTGACAACGCGGGCGACAGCGTGGGCCCCTCGGCCGACGGCTTCGAGACCTACGGCGTGACGGGCGTGGCGCTCATCACCTTCATCCTGCTGGCGGTGCCCCCGGACTTCCAGGTGCAGCTGCTGGTGTGGGTGTTCGTGATGCGCATCGTGATGGTGATCGCCAGCCTGCTGTCCTACGGCGTCAACGGCATCATCCAGGGCGGCAAGTACAAGAACGCCGACAAGATGAACTTCGAGCACCCGCTGACGTTCCTGGTGTGGCTCACCTCCATCGTGTCGGTGGTGTTGACGTTCGTGGTCAGCTACCTGCTCATCCCCGGCCTGGCCAATGACACCACGCTGTGGTGGAAGCTGTCGCTCATCATCACCTGCGGCACGCTGGCGGGCGCCATCATCCCCGAGGCCATCAAGGTCTTCACCTCCACCGAGAGCCGCCACGTGCGCGAGGTGGTGACTGCCAGCCGCGAGGGTGGCCCCAGCCTCAACGTCATCTCCGGTCTGGTGGCGGGTAACTTCTCCGGCTACTGGATGGGCATCATCATCGCGGGCCTGATGGGCGCCGCGTACTGGGTGAGCACCACGGTGCCCGCGGACCTGATGCTGGCCCCGGCGGTGTTCTCGTTCGGTCTGGTGGCGTTCGGCTTCCTGGGCATGGGCCCTGTCACCATCGCGGTGGACAGCTACGGCCCGGTGACGGACAACGCGCAGAGCGTGTACGAGCTGTCGCTCATCGAGAACGTGCCCAACGTGAAGGAGGCCGTGCAGAAGGACTTCGGCTTCACGCCGGACTTCGAGAAGGGCAAGGAGTACCTGGAGGAGAACGACGGCGCGGGCAACACCTTCAAGGCCACCGCCAAGCCGGTGCTCATCGGCACCGCCGTGGTGGGCGCGGCGACGATGATCTTCTCCATCATCGTGCTGCTGGTCGGTCAGAAGGACGCGGTGGGTAACGCCATCGTGGGCGCCAACGGCGTGCCGCTGCTGGACTCGCTGAAGCTGGCCAACCTGTCGCTGCTCCACGCCCCGTTCCTGCTGGGTCTGGTCACCGGCGGCGCCATCATCTACTGGTTCTCGGGCGCCTCGATGCAGGCGGTGAGCACCGGTGCCTACCGCGCGGTGGAGTTCATCAAGGCCAACATCAAGCTGGAGGGCGTGGAGAAGGCCAGCGTCACCGACTCCAAGCGCGTGGTGGAGATCTGCACCCAGTACGCGCAGAAGGGCATGATCAACATCTTCCTGGGCGTGTTCTTCAGCACCCTGGGCTTCGCGTGCCTGGATGAGTACTTCTTCATCGGCTACCTCATCTCCATCGCCATCTTCGGCCTGTACCAGGCGGTGTTCATGGCGAACGCCGGTGGTGCGTGGGACAACGCCAAGAAGCTGGTCGAGACGGAGCTGCGCGCCAAGGGCACGGACCTGCACGCCGCCGCGGTCGTCGGCGACACGGTGGGCGACCCGTTCAAGGACACCTCCTCGGTGGCACTCAACCCGGTCATCAAGTTCACCACCCTCTTCGGCCTGCTCGCCGTGGAGCTGGCGGTGGAGCTGAACAGCTCGGGCCATGGCACGGTCACCCGCGTGCTGTCCGCCGTCTTCCTCGCCCTGTCGGTCGTCTTCGTGTACCGGTCGTTCTACGGCATGCGCATCGAGACGCCGATGCGCAGCGAGGCCGTCAAGAGCTAG
- a CDS encoding transcriptional regulator: MSQPGPQARGSTVRAALEAALAEAPEAGLTARELSAAVGISEKDVAEHLVHLDKSLKALGGRLQVVPAECLACGFVFRDRTRFTRPGACPKCRATRIDPPAFRLGH; encoded by the coding sequence ATGAGCCAGCCCGGCCCCCAGGCTCGAGGTAGCACCGTGCGCGCCGCGCTCGAGGCCGCCCTTGCCGAGGCGCCGGAGGCGGGCCTCACCGCGCGCGAGCTGTCGGCTGCGGTGGGCATTTCCGAGAAGGACGTGGCCGAGCACCTCGTCCACCTGGACAAGTCCCTCAAGGCCCTGGGCGGGCGGTTGCAGGTGGTGCCCGCCGAGTGCCTGGCCTGCGGCTTCGTCTTCCGCGACCGCACGCGCTTTACCCGCCCGGGCGCCTGTCCCAAGTGCCGGGCCACCCGGATTGATCCGCCCGCCTTCCGGCTCGGACACTGA